The Haloarchaeobius sp. HME9146 genome includes a region encoding these proteins:
- a CDS encoding PQQ-binding-like beta-propeller repeat protein: MDRRAALRALAAAGVAAVAGCQTTAQNGTESNTTETATESATATDTFETGRSVSGWETFRGDHGHTGRVGDATGPTGLTEQWVQSLRTVDTLRVSAADGVVYAASRAGGIAAFNVADGRRLGGDLSSGRPVTTEPVLTDGWVVFGTRAGEVVGVSPGNGVDWTIQAPRPQSHDGTGPHRLDSTPILDEELHIGFSEYPSTDDANGAVARATVGDEAGFTADGWPIETRYPIRASPTKAGGRVYVRDGPDVLAVDAETGTAEFRSAVRSSPRRVGRLDRSPAVTAGTLVAGGDAIVALEAGSGDEQWTTPVEPVDGSDHTRQVYGAALADGTVYVGSADGALRALDLSTGELLWSVSTSVLRWSRPAVGQDTLVIAGNEGYESGGTQYVDRERGLAMLFDRETGEQLATVERDGLVGDPVVVGSRAVVPFGNRLVALE; encoded by the coding sequence ATGGACCGACGCGCCGCACTCCGGGCACTCGCCGCCGCGGGAGTCGCTGCTGTCGCGGGCTGCCAGACGACGGCCCAGAACGGGACTGAAAGTAACACGACAGAGACGGCCACGGAGTCGGCGACAGCAACAGACACGTTTGAGACAGGCCGGTCGGTGTCGGGCTGGGAAACGTTCCGAGGTGACCACGGCCATACTGGCCGTGTCGGTGACGCCACTGGACCCACGGGCTTGACCGAGCAGTGGGTGCAGTCGCTCCGGACGGTCGATACCCTTCGGGTCTCGGCAGCCGATGGCGTCGTCTACGCGGCGTCACGGGCCGGTGGAATCGCCGCGTTCAACGTGGCCGACGGTCGTCGGCTGGGCGGTGACCTCTCGAGTGGTCGGCCAGTGACGACAGAACCGGTCCTCACCGACGGGTGGGTCGTCTTCGGGACCCGGGCCGGCGAGGTCGTCGGTGTCAGTCCTGGTAACGGCGTCGACTGGACGATACAGGCACCGCGACCACAGAGTCACGACGGGACCGGTCCACACCGCCTGGACAGCACGCCGATTCTCGACGAAGAACTCCATATCGGGTTCAGCGAGTATCCATCCACGGACGACGCGAACGGCGCGGTGGCCCGCGCAACGGTCGGCGACGAGGCTGGCTTCACCGCCGACGGCTGGCCCATCGAGACGAGGTATCCGATCCGGGCCAGTCCGACGAAAGCCGGTGGCCGAGTGTACGTTCGTGACGGGCCGGACGTGCTCGCCGTCGATGCCGAGACGGGGACGGCAGAGTTCCGGTCCGCCGTCCGGTCGAGCCCGCGACGCGTCGGTCGGCTCGACCGAAGTCCGGCAGTCACCGCGGGGACGCTCGTCGCGGGCGGGGACGCCATCGTCGCACTCGAGGCCGGCTCCGGTGACGAGCAGTGGACCACACCCGTCGAACCCGTCGACGGCAGCGACCATACCCGCCAGGTGTACGGGGCGGCGCTCGCGGACGGGACGGTGTACGTCGGGTCCGCAGACGGAGCGCTTCGCGCACTCGACCTCAGTACGGGTGAACTGCTGTGGTCCGTGTCGACGTCGGTGCTCCGGTGGTCGCGACCAGCAGTCGGGCAGGACACGCTCGTCATCGCCGGGAACGAAGGGTACGAGAGCGGTGGAACCCAGTACGTAGACAGAGAACGAGGCTTGGCGATGCTCTTCGACCGCGAGACTGGTGAGCAGTTGGCGACGGTCGAACGCGACGGGCTCGTCGGCGACCCCGTCGTCGTCGGAAGCCGGGCCGTGGTTCCGTTCGGAAACCGTCTGGTCGCGCTCGAGTGA
- a CDS encoding MBL fold metallo-hydrolase has protein sequence MERLTLSNAAFEGNNNAYLFNDGPETVLIDTGDWMDATRTQLEAALEDHGVTVEDIDRIFLTHWHPDHTGLAGEIQSRSGAAVYAHVEDAPLVEGDEQAWNDLHRTQERYFDEWGIPEPKQAVLRERMVDPTTIQAPEVTTMEDGDVFTVNGHDLRVVHTSGHAAGLCMFETTLDGASVVFTGDALLPVYTPNVGGADVRVENPLEKYLRALRRIADAEYTRAWPGHRDPIDDPTGRAEHIIDHHEERAWRVLNVLDESGPLDTWEVSAALFGELSDIHILHGPGEAYAHLEHLERTGDVITKGRTYRIAESAIEDLQQGTTQRWKLGF, from the coding sequence ATGGAGCGCCTCACGCTGTCGAACGCTGCGTTCGAGGGGAACAACAACGCCTACCTGTTCAACGATGGGCCCGAGACGGTGCTCATCGATACGGGCGACTGGATGGACGCGACACGAACGCAGCTGGAAGCGGCTCTCGAGGACCATGGCGTCACGGTCGAGGATATCGACCGGATATTCCTGACGCACTGGCACCCGGACCACACCGGCCTGGCTGGCGAGATTCAATCGCGGAGTGGGGCAGCGGTGTATGCCCACGTCGAGGACGCCCCACTCGTAGAGGGAGACGAGCAGGCGTGGAATGACCTGCATAGGACCCAGGAGCGGTATTTCGACGAGTGGGGCATCCCCGAGCCGAAACAGGCAGTGCTCCGAGAGCGGATGGTCGACCCGACGACGATCCAGGCACCCGAGGTCACCACGATGGAAGACGGCGACGTTTTCACTGTGAACGGGCACGACCTGCGCGTCGTGCACACCTCGGGACACGCTGCAGGCTTGTGCATGTTCGAGACGACGCTCGATGGCGCTTCGGTCGTCTTCACTGGGGATGCACTGCTCCCCGTCTACACTCCGAACGTCGGCGGTGCCGACGTGCGGGTAGAGAACCCGCTCGAGAAGTATCTCCGTGCGCTTCGACGCATCGCGGATGCGGAGTACACGCGCGCCTGGCCCGGACACCGTGACCCCATCGACGACCCGACTGGCCGAGCCGAGCACATCATCGACCACCACGAGGAACGAGCCTGGCGCGTGCTGAACGTGCTCGACGAATCCGGCCCACTCGACACGTGGGAGGTCAGCGCTGCGCTCTTCGGGGAGCTCTCAGACATCCACATCCTCCATGGACCGGGAGAAGCGTACGCGCATCTCGAACACCTGGAGCGGACCGGCGACGTCATCACGAAGGGCCGGACGTATCGCATCGCCGAGAGCGCGATCGAAGACCTTCAGCAAGGCACTACTCAACGCTGGAAGCTCGGGTTTTAG
- a CDS encoding VirB4 family type IV secretion system protein, with protein MIRRWLRRRRSPDSARDHTADRDGAEEYTGSDRGLGDQSTVHQTLVGPDSLERHPNSVRTGDRWRRTLWMGEFPDAPVDGLFESLYATPETRETDISLHIDPRDTARTLDALENKIEDLEADFEYLTERHRAGARGVRKDLEDYQDLYDVLRNTSMEAFDVSMYLSLHGGTEDVLDVDAVMGVARRSPTNLTPVTPRWQQLDALISASPVAVDKLEESFETTTPMLGGALGAMFPFVAGSFAEPGIEYGTYALNESPLILDRFARETGYCAMVIGKLGAGKSFSTKLQLLRRAMYDPETVIVMLDPLEGFASVNDALGGERITVGGTRGFNPLELRETPASVLESVSDLDPWAEQVAWVLTFFETFFEHVAANPLRERTQTLRRAVQETYEHQGITRDPATHGQPSPTITDLISVLETMLEDPGSFDYPTEGEQERVRVDARSLLTDLRPSFRPDGDLANLARPTEFDLESPVVYLDLHQEEGVRGRAQTSLMMQVLFNAVYERAKGTDKNVVFVIDEAHYLFNDATSLGFLETAVRHSRHYDLSLQFITQTGGEFALTPEARTIASLCSLTLIHRVNEEADKLAEWFGLSEREANWVRTAKAGNEEDGFSEALLGIDEAGWFPLRVRASPYEREVLAGAVEGTQNSSEPPVSPGPSRTVQASLDQTSTSIPRADGGESP; from the coding sequence ATGATTCGACGCTGGCTCCGGAGACGACGCTCGCCCGATTCGGCTCGTGACCACACAGCCGACCGAGACGGTGCCGAGGAGTACACCGGGAGCGACCGCGGCCTGGGTGACCAATCGACGGTCCACCAGACGCTTGTCGGCCCGGACAGCCTCGAACGGCATCCGAACTCGGTTCGAACGGGCGACCGCTGGCGACGCACGCTCTGGATGGGTGAGTTCCCCGACGCACCGGTCGATGGGCTGTTCGAGTCACTCTATGCGACGCCCGAGACCCGCGAGACGGACATCTCGCTGCACATCGACCCGCGCGATACGGCTCGCACGCTCGACGCCCTCGAGAACAAGATCGAAGACCTCGAGGCGGACTTCGAGTACCTCACCGAGCGCCATCGCGCTGGCGCTCGTGGCGTCCGGAAAGATCTCGAAGACTACCAGGACCTCTACGACGTGCTGCGGAACACGTCGATGGAGGCATTCGACGTCTCGATGTACCTGAGCCTCCACGGCGGGACCGAGGACGTCCTTGACGTGGATGCTGTGATGGGCGTGGCCAGGCGGTCGCCGACCAACCTGACGCCGGTCACGCCGCGCTGGCAGCAACTCGATGCCCTGATCTCGGCCAGTCCGGTCGCGGTGGACAAACTCGAGGAATCGTTCGAGACGACGACGCCGATGCTCGGTGGGGCGCTCGGTGCGATGTTCCCGTTCGTCGCGGGCTCGTTCGCAGAACCCGGCATCGAGTATGGCACTTACGCGCTCAACGAGAGCCCGCTCATCCTCGACCGGTTCGCCCGCGAGACCGGGTACTGCGCGATGGTCATCGGAAAACTCGGCGCTGGCAAGTCGTTCTCGACCAAGCTCCAGCTCCTTCGGCGGGCGATGTACGACCCGGAGACGGTCATCGTGATGCTCGACCCGCTCGAGGGCTTCGCGAGCGTGAACGACGCCCTCGGTGGGGAACGCATCACCGTAGGCGGCACCCGTGGCTTCAACCCGCTCGAACTTCGTGAGACGCCCGCGAGCGTCCTCGAATCGGTCTCGGACCTCGACCCGTGGGCGGAGCAGGTCGCGTGGGTGCTCACGTTCTTCGAGACGTTCTTCGAGCACGTGGCCGCGAACCCACTCAGAGAGCGCACCCAGACGCTCAGGCGGGCGGTCCAGGAGACTTACGAGCACCAGGGCATCACCCGCGACCCGGCGACGCACGGCCAGCCGTCACCCACGATCACCGACCTCATCTCGGTCTTGGAAACGATGCTGGAAGACCCCGGCTCGTTCGACTATCCGACGGAGGGCGAACAGGAGCGTGTCCGCGTCGATGCACGCTCCCTGCTGACGGACCTGCGGCCCTCGTTCCGGCCGGATGGTGACCTCGCCAATCTGGCCCGTCCCACCGAGTTCGACCTCGAGTCGCCCGTCGTCTACCTGGATCTGCACCAGGAGGAGGGCGTCCGTGGCCGTGCCCAGACGAGTCTCATGATGCAGGTGCTGTTCAACGCCGTCTACGAGCGCGCCAAGGGGACGGACAAGAACGTCGTGTTCGTCATCGACGAGGCCCACTACCTGTTCAACGATGCCACCTCGCTCGGCTTCCTCGAAACGGCGGTCAGACACAGCAGGCACTACGATCTCTCACTGCAGTTCATCACCCAGACAGGTGGCGAGTTCGCACTGACGCCGGAAGCCCGGACCATCGCGAGCCTCTGTTCGCTCACGCTCATCCACCGGGTGAACGAGGAGGCCGACAAACTCGCCGAGTGGTTCGGCCTGAGCGAGCGCGAGGCGAACTGGGTCCGAACCGCAAAGGCGGGGAACGAAGAAGACGGCTTCTCCGAAGCACTGCTGGGTATCGACGAAGCCGGCTGGTTCCCCCTGCGGGTACGCGCCAGTCCCTACGAACGTGAGGTGCTGGCTGGGGCTGTGGAGGGGACGCAGAACAGCTCCGAACCCCCTGTCTCACCGGGGCCGTCACGGACGGTGCAGGCCAGCCTCGACCAGACGTCCACGAGCATTCCCCGAGCCGATGGAGGTGAATCGCCATGA
- a CDS encoding S8 family serine peptidase — translation MTDHSRRRFMKSVAAGATALTTMGVASAADGRDQFVVTVRGKGAKNRLERSDADVLASIADGQVLLVAAADADTLRGTSGVVDVRENIGYRAVGPAETSTDESTDEQFAPLQWDKKDKTTGAFEAHDTATGADRSVAIIDTGIDTFHPDLRNNIGDGMLFRADGASSPDGSPTVAGDTTIEARFPGGPEIGSYIYLGEPDTREQAAGDDIDSHGSHCAGIATAKHDDTSVGEDFGIAGMAPDADVIPLRVFYWKKYEGYPYEGDEVTVTALWTTDFDILSAIDYAGTIGADAANMSLGGGVIKGPYHQTKEHVAYQRVIQSAVQRGTVVTTSAGNASADLQHEGYYTLPNSVPGSISVSATGPNNKRVFYSNYGTSDIDVGAPGGGYETLEKTLAADTEWPFPLNLVLSTVPPDLNDGEAFAWYAGTSMAAPQVAGLVALIREVNPDLGAKEVQSIIENTARGSNGKGDADVGAGVIYAPAALEAAAARR, via the coding sequence ATGACAGACCATAGCAGACGGCGATTCATGAAGTCCGTTGCGGCCGGCGCGACAGCACTGACGACGATGGGTGTCGCGAGCGCGGCCGACGGCCGAGACCAGTTCGTCGTCACGGTCCGGGGGAAGGGTGCGAAGAACCGACTCGAACGAAGTGACGCCGACGTCCTGGCGTCCATCGCAGACGGGCAGGTACTGCTCGTCGCCGCCGCCGACGCGGACACCCTGCGCGGGACCAGCGGCGTCGTCGACGTGCGCGAGAACATCGGCTACCGTGCGGTCGGGCCAGCCGAGACCTCGACGGACGAGTCCACCGACGAGCAGTTCGCGCCCCTCCAGTGGGACAAGAAGGACAAGACAACGGGAGCCTTCGAGGCCCACGACACGGCGACTGGCGCGGACCGAAGCGTCGCCATCATCGACACCGGTATCGACACCTTCCACCCGGACCTCCGGAACAACATCGGAGATGGGATGCTCTTCCGGGCTGACGGCGCATCCAGTCCCGACGGGTCGCCGACAGTCGCGGGGGATACGACCATCGAAGCCAGGTTCCCGGGCGGCCCCGAGATCGGGTCCTACATCTACCTGGGAGAGCCGGACACGCGCGAACAGGCGGCAGGCGACGACATCGACTCCCACGGGAGCCACTGCGCCGGTATCGCGACGGCCAAACACGACGATACGTCCGTCGGCGAGGACTTCGGCATCGCGGGCATGGCCCCCGACGCCGATGTCATCCCGCTTCGCGTGTTCTACTGGAAGAAGTACGAGGGCTATCCGTACGAGGGTGACGAGGTCACGGTCACCGCCCTCTGGACGACCGACTTCGATATCCTGAGCGCCATCGACTACGCCGGGACGATCGGAGCGGACGCAGCGAACATGAGCCTCGGCGGGGGCGTCATCAAGGGACCGTACCACCAGACCAAGGAGCACGTCGCATACCAGCGCGTCATCCAGTCGGCGGTCCAGCGCGGCACCGTCGTCACCACGAGCGCCGGCAACGCCAGCGCCGACCTTCAGCACGAAGGGTACTACACGCTCCCGAACAGCGTGCCGGGGTCCATCAGCGTCTCCGCGACCGGTCCGAACAACAAGCGCGTGTTCTACTCCAACTACGGCACCAGCGACATCGACGTCGGCGCACCCGGAGGCGGGTACGAGACGCTCGAGAAGACACTCGCGGCAGACACCGAGTGGCCGTTCCCACTTAATCTCGTCCTTTCGACGGTCCCACCGGACCTGAACGACGGGGAGGCGTTCGCCTGGTACGCGGGGACCTCGATGGCCGCGCCACAGGTAGCTGGCCTGGTCGCGCTCATCCGCGAGGTCAACCCCGACCTCGGTGCGAAGGAGGTCCAGAGTATCATCGAGAACACGGCGAGAGGAAGCAACGGAAAGGGCGACGCCGACGTGGGAGCAGGCGTCATCTATGCGCCAGCCGCGCTCGAAGCTGCAGCTGCAAGGCGCTGA